In a genomic window of Corynebacterium lizhenjunii:
- a CDS encoding iron-siderophore ABC transporter substrate-binding protein: MALALTLAACSNQDANQSGSASSAGSAADSATASASQADSQAAFPVSITHHFGTTTIDKAPTRVATVGWANHEVPLALGIVPVGISKATWGDDDNNGLLPWVEEKLAELGAETPELFDETDGIPFEQVAATKPDVILAAYSGLTQEDYDTLSKIAPVVAYPDVAWSTSLEQMIDLNSTALGKQEEGAQLVKDLDSQVAAALDKHPKLKGTKVLFTAFGGTTDASKLGFYPTVDPRMGFLADHGFGVPAIVEENSRDAEKFWVEVSAENPEQFEDVELIIAYSSGKSEDDAKLLADLQKDPLKSKIPAIKNGNVAFIDNGPLGASANPSPLSIPWSLDKYFAALEAGLQS; the protein is encoded by the coding sequence ATCGCCCTGGCGCTGACCCTGGCCGCTTGCTCCAACCAAGATGCCAACCAGTCCGGCAGCGCCTCGTCTGCTGGTTCGGCCGCAGACTCGGCCACGGCATCGGCCAGCCAGGCAGACAGCCAGGCCGCTTTCCCGGTGAGCATTACCCACCACTTCGGCACCACCACCATCGACAAGGCGCCCACCCGCGTGGCCACCGTGGGCTGGGCCAACCACGAGGTCCCGTTGGCACTAGGCATTGTCCCGGTGGGCATTTCCAAGGCCACCTGGGGCGATGATGACAACAACGGCCTGTTGCCGTGGGTGGAAGAAAAGCTCGCAGAGCTCGGCGCCGAGACCCCAGAGCTCTTCGACGAGACCGACGGCATCCCCTTCGAGCAGGTCGCCGCCACCAAGCCGGACGTCATCCTGGCTGCCTACTCCGGCCTGACCCAGGAAGACTACGACACCTTGAGCAAAATTGCCCCAGTGGTCGCCTACCCGGATGTAGCCTGGTCCACCTCCCTGGAACAGATGATTGACCTCAACTCCACCGCCCTGGGCAAGCAGGAAGAAGGCGCCCAGCTGGTCAAGGACTTGGACTCCCAGGTCGCTGCCGCCTTGGACAAGCACCCCAAGCTCAAGGGCACCAAGGTACTCTTTACCGCCTTTGGCGGCACCACGGATGCCTCCAAGCTGGGGTTCTACCCCACCGTTGATCCGCGCATGGGCTTCTTGGCTGACCACGGCTTTGGCGTGCCGGCCATTGTGGAAGAAAACTCCCGCGACGCGGAGAAGTTCTGGGTGGAGGTCTCTGCGGAGAACCCGGAGCAGTTCGAGGACGTTGAGCTCATCATCGCCTACTCTTCCGGTAAGTCTGAGGACGACGCTAAGCTGCTAGCTGACCTGCAAAAGGATCCGCTCAAGTCCAAGATTCCAGCTATTAAGAACGGCAACGTCGCCTTCATCGACAACGGCCCGCTGGGTGCTTCTGCCAACCCCTCGCCGCTGTCTATCCCGTGGAGCTTGGACAAGTACTTCGCCGCACTCGAAGCAGGCCTGCAGTCCTAG
- a CDS encoding FecCD family ABC transporter permease → MSAKHPTVSAYTADAHTADTHTADAPASSGSAGFGPAGTGGIGKHRSIKAAVLAGLALALVAATLASVMFGVRDITVADAWAALGGATDTASQAAAYLRVPRTVLAIAVGAALALSGTTFQAITRNPLADPGIFGVLSGASLAVVVGIAFFSVSRPVPMMLIAITGAFAAAAFVYFIGTLGTGKATPLALALAGAATAAACSSLVSAILLPRTDVMDQFRFWQIGSVGGAKWDLLGLAAPLFVLGVAIIVLSAGGLNALALGDDTATGLGIHVTRTRLVATCGAVILCGTATAIAGPIGFVGLIVPHVLRLVLGTDHRVLLPATALGGAVLLVAADTLGRVVAPPTEVAVGIITPLIGAPLFIWIVRRSKVREL, encoded by the coding sequence ATGTCTGCTAAGCACCCCACTGTCTCCGCCTACACTGCCGACGCCCACACTGCCGATACCCACACTGCCGATGCCCCCGCAAGCTCCGGCTCGGCAGGTTTCGGGCCCGCAGGTACTGGCGGCATCGGCAAGCACAGGAGCATCAAAGCCGCAGTGCTGGCCGGGCTGGCGCTAGCTCTGGTGGCGGCCACCTTGGCATCGGTGATGTTTGGCGTGCGTGACATCACCGTGGCCGATGCCTGGGCAGCCCTAGGCGGAGCCACCGATACCGCCAGCCAGGCCGCGGCCTACCTGCGGGTTCCGCGCACCGTGCTAGCGATTGCCGTCGGGGCCGCGCTCGCACTATCGGGCACGACTTTCCAGGCGATAACCCGCAATCCGCTGGCAGATCCGGGCATCTTCGGGGTGCTCTCGGGCGCATCACTGGCGGTGGTTGTGGGCATTGCGTTTTTCTCTGTATCACGGCCAGTGCCAATGATGCTCATTGCCATTACCGGCGCCTTTGCCGCGGCTGCCTTTGTCTACTTCATTGGCACTCTGGGCACAGGCAAAGCCACGCCACTGGCTCTGGCGCTAGCCGGTGCCGCCACCGCAGCGGCGTGTTCTAGCCTGGTCAGCGCCATTTTGCTGCCGCGCACCGATGTCATGGACCAATTCCGCTTCTGGCAAATTGGTTCGGTAGGCGGGGCCAAGTGGGACCTACTGGGACTCGCCGCCCCACTATTTGTGCTGGGTGTGGCAATCATTGTGCTCAGCGCCGGTGGGCTCAACGCCCTGGCACTAGGCGATGACACCGCCACCGGCCTAGGCATCCACGTCACCCGCACGCGCCTGGTGGCCACCTGCGGGGCGGTGATTCTTTGCGGTACTGCCACCGCGATCGCTGGGCCCATTGGTTTTGTGGGCCTGATTGTTCCCCATGTGTTGCGCCTGGTGCTCGGCACCGACCACCGCGTACTGCTGCCCGCCACAGCGCTGGGCGGGGCGGTGTTGCTGGTGGCTGCCGACACCCTGGGCCGCGTGGTCGCCCCACCGACGGAGGTGGCCGTGGGCATTATTACCCCACTCATTGGT